The genomic region TAAAGAAGGAGGATTTAAAATGCGAGATCTAAAAACATATCTTTCCGTGGCACCGGTACTAAGTACTCTATGGTTTGGGGCTTTAGCAGGTCTTTTGATAGAGATCAATCGTTTATTTCCGGATGCGTTGACATTCCCTTTTTTTTCATTCTAGTTATTGACATGGGAAGGGGTGAAGAAGATTAGAGGTAGAATCAAAAGATTTGTGACTAATCCCTCCCCCTCTTTTTTTTTTCGAAAAAATCGAATTCGATACAATATATTAAGTAGAAGTATAATCAAGAAAGGAGGAAAGAGAAATAAAAAAGTAGATTCAACCTCGGCGAAATTCGGGTTTTCTCCAATTCCATTTAGAAATAATATTGTGAGAACAGAAATGTGTCTAGGGCAAGAAGATCATACAAGATCTTTTAATAAAATACTGTACATTGAATCGAATTCGATTCAAAATATACCTAAATATTAGTTTGTTGTTTTACTTCTTATTTTTTTATTTCTTTTTTCGCAGAAAGTAGAAGAATTGGTTGAATCAAAAACGCAAAGGAGGTTCATGGCCAAGGGTAAAGATGTCCGAGTAACGGTTATTTTAGAATGTACCAACTGTGTTAGAACCGGTCTTAATAAGGAATCAAGGGGTGTTTCCAGATATATTACTCAAAAGAATCGACACAATACGCCTAGTCGATTGGAATTGAGAAAATTCTGTCCCTATTGTTACAAACATACGATTCACGGGGAGATAAAGAAATAACTCGAATCAAGTGCCTGTGTGTCACTCTTACAAGTAACACGAAAAGGACATATTCTATATATAGCATATTATTCTATATATTTTCATTTTAGTTAACATAATATAACTAACTAAAAAAAAAGCCAAATCAAATCCTATATTTTGAATTTGAAATCTTTTTGGATCAAATTGAAATAGGATTTTGAGGATAAGGAATAAACAAACCATGGAAAAATCCAAGCGACTCTTTCTTAAATCCAAGCGATCTTTTCGTAGGCGTTTGCCCCCGATCCAATCGGGGGATCGAATTGATTATAGAAACATGAGTTTAATTAGTCGATTTATTAGTGAACAAGGAAAAATATTATCTAGACGGGTAAATAGATTAACCTTAAAACAACAACGATTAATTACTATTGCTATAAAACAAGCTCGTATTTTATCTTTGTTACCTTTTCTTAATAATGAGAAACAATTTGAAAGAAGCGAGTCGACCGCCGGAGCTACTGGTCTTAGAACCATAAATAAATAAAAAAAAGTAGACTTACTTTACTCCTCAATTGAACCCAAATAAAAATCCGAACTCAAACACAGATTGATATTTTGTTCGAAAAATCGTAAGAAAAAAATTGGGGAAGAAGAAGAAATCTTTTTTTATTGGATATTGGACATATTCGCTCATTTCATTTTGAACGACTTTATCATATTCTCTTTATCATACTAATTTCTACTCTACCTTCCCGGAGTTCATTCTCCAGCGAACTCCATTTAAAATATTCTGACAAATTCCTTACAATTTCCTTTTTTATTTTATGATCTGATCTCATTAGAAATCATATAAAGACAATTCCTATTTAATATAGCTATTTGTGCAAGTATTTTACGATTAAGAAGCAACTGTCTCTTGTACAGATTGTGTATTAATCTACTATAACTATAGGATACTCTATTCCCGCGAATTACTGCATTTATCCGAGTGATCCACAAACGACGAAAATCTATCTTTTTCCTATCTCTATCTCGATGAGACGAAACCAAAGATCTTATTTTCTGTTGAATAATTGTTCGAGTAAGTCTTGAACGAGCCCCCCGA from Eucalyptus grandis chloroplast, complete genome harbors:
- the psaJ gene encoding photosystem I subunit IX: MRDLKTYLSVAPVLSTLWFGALAGLLIEINRLFPDALTFPFFSF
- the rpl33 gene encoding ribosomal protein L33, which translates into the protein MAKGKDVRVTVILECTNCVRTGLNKESRGVSRYITQKNRHNTPSRLELRKFCPYCYKHTIHGEIKK
- the rps18 gene encoding ribosomal protein S18 gives rise to the protein MEKSKRLFLKSKRSFRRRLPPIQSGDRIDYRNMSLISRFISEQGKILSRRVNRLTLKQQRLITIAIKQARILSLLPFLNNEKQFERSESTAGATGLRTINK
- the rpl20 gene encoding ribosomal protein L20 is translated as MTRIRRGYIARRRRTKIRLFASSFRGARSRLTRTIIQQKIRSLVSSHRDRDRKKIDFRRLWITRINAVIRGNRVSYSYSRLIHNLYKRQLLLNRKILAQIAILNRNCLYMISNEIRS